One Schlesneria paludicola DSM 18645 DNA segment encodes these proteins:
- a CDS encoding HPF/RaiA family ribosome-associated protein gives MKVQVSTDKRVDGSTAIVSEVTTMVESSLARYRERLTRVEVHLSDVNGPKGGVDHRCALEARPAGLDAVAVTHNAQTPFEAAKGAVEKMLRLLTSTFGRHDDIKGLSASGQPT, from the coding sequence ATGAAGGTCCAAGTCAGTACAGACAAGCGAGTCGATGGGTCGACTGCGATCGTCTCCGAGGTCACGACGATGGTCGAGTCGTCGCTGGCGAGATACCGCGAACGACTCACGCGCGTGGAGGTCCACCTGAGCGACGTCAATGGCCCCAAAGGCGGTGTGGACCATCGTTGTGCACTAGAGGCCCGCCCTGCCGGGCTCGACGCCGTGGCCGTCACTCACAATGCGCAAACGCCATTCGAAGCGGCCAAGGGCGCGGTCGAAAAAATGCTCCGACTCCTGACGTCGACCTTTGGCCGGCATGATGATATCAAAGGCCTTTCAGCCAGCGGCCAGCCGACTTGA